TCGACCCACCAGGACCACTCGCCCTCAGCCGTCACCGTGGGCGGCAACGCGACCAGCGCGCCGACCGGCAGCAGCGTCACACCGCGCACGCCGTGCAACTCCCACCGCAACCGCGACCCCCGCCGGACCACCAATCGCGCCGAGGTCCGGTCCGGCGCGAGCATCACCGGACACGTCCGGACCACCGAACCCGGCAGCTCCAGCGCCACCGTCACCAGCTCGGCCGGGGCGGTCAGCACGTCGAAGTCCTCACCCGCACGGGCCAGCACCGCATACGGGGCGACCGACCACCACGACCACACCTCCCGCGCGATCCGCAGCGTCCGGCCCGACAACATCGCCGGCGCCAGCCCGTCCACCAGGGTCGGGGTGTGCCCGAGCGTGTAGCGCCGGCCGTTCCACACCGACCCCGGCAGCACGCCCCACCCGTACGCCGGATACTCGATCGCCGCCGCGCGCACCCGGTCACGCTCTGACCTGTTCACTCCGTCCGGCACGTCGACACACCCCGCCGCCATCACCGGCCCTCACCCCCAGCCAGGGCCGACCCGGGTGAGACACGGCGAGACCGGGCACCGCCGTCAGCCCGGCCCCGCCGTGAACTCGGTCCGGCCCCCCGGCGGGGGGCGTCGCGTCGGCGGAGGCAACTGCCGAACGCGGCCCGGGAACGGCCGGAGACTCAGACGCCTGCACGCCCGCCAGCAGGCGAGCAAACACGCGCGACAGGCCGCGCCGACGATGACGCGGTGCGCGCATCCGCTGCTCAACCGACTGCAACGACGCCCGCGCCACCGCGAACCGGCGGCAACTCGCACACACCGACCCCGGACCGGCGGTCATCGGCGCCGAGAAGAACTGAACACCGCACAAGCCCAGGTACACACCCTGCGAGGCCGTCCCCCTCGCCATGACGTCATCGGTCACCGCGTGATCCACCGGCGTTTCCGCCGACCTCACCCACGTGAGGTGCGTCCGGGCATCCGCTGTCATCGTCATACTTAGATCGTCGATCAATTGGCGCGTTGCCAAGAGGGCATTCTGGGGGGCATCGAGCGACGCCCCGGGGCAATCTGAGGGGCGTTCTCGCTGGTCACCGGGGTACACTCGGCGACGCACGCCAGGGAGGGCATCGAGAAGTGGCCACGCCGAACGCGCGACTGCGCGCATTGCGCGAGGCAGCCCCCTCGCGCGCAAGGTCCGGCGAATGCATGACCCGCGCTGAACTTGCCGACGCCGCGAATCTGTATCTCTGGGAGACCCGGAAACAGCGGTTCAACCTGGACGCGGACACCATCAAGCGCTACGAAAGCGGCAGGGTCGGATGGCCCGGCGAGGCGTACCGCGAAGGACTCCGCGCAGCACTTGGCGTCGCAACCGACGCAGACCTGGGATTCGCCCCGACTCGGCGAGGCAATGCCACCTCGGCACCGGCCGCCGTCGCCTTGCCCGTTGCGACCACGGATCTCTACGGACAGGTGGACCTTGGAGTCAGTCCCGCCGAATTCCTCGCGCGAACCTCGGTAGAGACCCCAGTTCCCCAGCGGATCGGCTGGACTGATGTCGAGCACGTCCGGGCGACCACCCGCGCCGTAGCCATGTCGGAAAACCTGTTCGGCGGAGGTCTGTCCTGCGAGGTTGCGACCGGCCAACTCCGCTGGGCTGGCCGACTGATCGACGCTCAAGCACCCAACGACGTACGCAACGCGATGTTCGAGGCAGTAGGAAACCTGAGCGGAGTCGTCGCATACTCCGCCTTCGACATCGCCAACTACGAAGCGGCAGACCGCTGTTTCCAATTCGCCCTGTGGTGCGCCGACCAGGGCAGCTCATGGGCACTCCGGGCAAACACGCTCGCGGAAATGTCACGCAAAGCCGCTTACCTCGGCAACCTGGACGACGCCCTGTCACTCATCGAGTTTGCGCAGGTCCGATCGGACCGCGTATCAGCGACGGCGCGAGCCATGCTGTGGACGATCCGCGCGCGCTTGCTCGCCCTAAGCGGCCGGTCAGACGAGGCGATCTCCGACGTCGACCGGGCCGATACGTACTTTGCAGACCGCGACCCCTCGGTAGACCCGCCGTGGCTGTGCTACTACGACGATGCCGAACACCAAGGCAGTACCGGAAAGGCGCTAATCCCGGTCGCGCAGGAGCGCAAGCGTCCTGACCTGGCAGCGCCCCGGCTGGAAACAGCCATCCGGTTGCAGAGCGCGGACTATCCACGGTCGCGGACGTTCTCCCGGACCCGCCTTGCGGCGCTGATGATGTCGACCGGCGACCCACGCGAAGCCGTATCGATCGGGCGACAAGCGGTTGTCGACGCGGCACCCTTGCGATCTCAGCGCATCGTGAAGGAACTCAACGGCCTGGCACGCGCCTCCGAGCGTCACGCGCGAATCGGTGATGTCGCCGAGCTGCGACAGGATATCGCTCTACTGGCCCTTCCGGGGACCTGAGACGATCGACGACGTGACAGCGAACCTCACGACCGCCGACGGCGTGCTTTCGGCCGCTGCCCGGATCGCTGGCCTGGACGTCACCGGGGCCGACTTGATCCGTGACGGCTCCAACGTGATGTACCGACTCCCCGGCGGGGTGGTCGCGAGGATCGGCCGACCTGGGTCTCAGGACACAGCCGAGCGTGAAGTGCTCGTGTCCCGATGGCTCACCATATCCGGACTGCCAGTCGTACAGGCCCTAGCCAACGTGCCCCAACCCGTCGTCATAGGCGGCCGGCCGGTCACCTGGTGGAAGCTGTTGCCCGCCCACAGGCCAGCAACGCCCGCAGAACTGGGCGCCGTGCTGCGCTCCTTCCACGAGCTACCCGCCCCGGAAGAGCTGAAGCTGCCTGAGCACGACCCGTTCGCCCACCTTGATCAACGCATCACGGACGCCCCCGGCGTGGACGATGGTGACCGTGCATGGCTGCGAGGCCACCTCGCCCAGCTTCGCCAGCGCTACCGGGACCTCATCGCCCCCGGACCAGACGGTGTGATCCACGGCGACGCGTGGCAAGGCAACGTCGCTGTACCTGACTCAGGCCCGCCGATCCTGCTGGACCTGGAGATGGTCTCTCTCGGCCGCCGCGAATGGGATTTGATCCAAATCGCCGTCGACTACACCGACTTCGCCCGGATCAGCCCCGAGGAGTATCGCTCGCTCGTCACCGCGTACGGCGGCTACGACGTAACCACCGCACCCGGCTACCTCACCTTCGCGGACATCCAAGAACTTCGGTGGGTCTGCTTCGCACTCAGCAAGGCAGACGCCCGTCAGGATGCCGCTGATCAAGCACGACACCGAATCGCGTGCCTACGTGGTGATCTACCTCGTCCCTGGAGTTGGGACGCGATCTAGGCGCGTGCCTGCCCTCGAACTCCAGGTCACGAGTGGGTGAGTTGCGGAGTGCTTCCCTTTTTCCGGTGTGCCCTCCCCAGTGGAAGGACGGCCTTATCGAGTGAGACACGGACCGGATAGGTTCGGCGTATGCCCAGGTCACGAGTTGATTAACAATAGAGAGATCGCCTTCACGGACTCAGAGTCCGTGAAGGACCCCTTCACAGCCCTTGCCTCGGTTCACCATGATCGTCAACCTAGAGCTATCGTCGGCCTGGTACGTCCGGTTCGCAGCAGATTCGTCAGGGTATGGGCCTCTTTCAGCAGCAGTGCGCCGAGTTCCGGGCGGCGGTCCGGGCGGAACCGGGATTCCACGCCGGTGAGCGAAAGCGCCCACCCCGGTTCGCCGGACGGGGTGAACACCGCGGCGGCCATGCCCCAGCTGCCCTCCACGACCAGACCCGGGTTCGTCGAGTAGCCGTCCCGGCGGGTGCGGGCCAGCCGGGCGCGGATCTCGGCCGTGCGGTGCGCCGGGCCCCATTCCGCGGCCAAGTCCACTGTGGACAGATAGGCCTCGGCCTCGCGGTCGGGCAGCATGGCCAGCACGACCAGACCGGCCGACACCACGCCGAGCGGGAACCGCGCGCCCTCGTAGAGCACGAAGGACCGGATCGGGAAGTCGCCGTCCTCGCGCAGCAGGCAGATGGTCTCGTCGCCGCGGCGGGCGGAGAAGAAGGCGCTCTCCCCGGTGGCGGCGGCCAGCCGGTGCACGCTCGCGCGGGCCTGCTGGGTCACGTCGTAGCGCGGCGCGGCCGCTTCGCCCAGCAGGTACAGCTCCGGGCCGAGGTGCCAGCGGCCGGTGTGCCGGTCGCGGTCCACATAGCCCTCCTCGGCCAGTGCGGACAACAGCCGGTGCACGGTCGGGCGGGCCAGCCCGCACGAGCGTGCGAGATCCGAGGTCGAAGCGCCGTCGCGCCGGGTGGACAGCGCGCGCAGCACCGTCGAGACACGGCCGACGACGTGGTCCGGAGGAGCCGGGGTCATGCCCCGAGGATACGTCCACTCAGTGAACGTCGGTACCGGGAATGTTCGGTGTACGAGAGCTTTGCCGGGAGTTCCCGCCATGACATTGACGGCTTTCCCGCCTACCATGTGGTATCGCGTTGCGACCATTCAACGAACGAAATGCAACGAACGAAAGGAGCGGATGCCGTGCCGGTGAAGTACCGCGCTGCCGCGGAGGCGCTCGACGGGACGCTGACCGACGGGATGACCATCGCCGTGGGAGGTTTCGGCCTCACCGGGAACCCGTTCGACCTGATCGAGGCGGTCCGGGACTCGGGCGTCCGGGAGCTGACCATCGTCTCGAACAACATGGGCGTCGACGGGATCGGCCTCGGCATCCTGCTGGAGAGCCGCCAGGTCCGCCGGGTCGTGGCCTCGTATGTGGGGGAGAACAAGCTCTTCGCCCAGCAGTACCTGGACGGCACGGTCGAGGTCGAGTTCGCCCCGCAGGGCACGCTCTCGGAGCGGCTGCGGGCCGGTGGCGCGGGCATCCCCGCCTTCTACACCCGGGCCGGAGTGGGCACCCCGATCGCCGAAGGCAAGCCGCACGCCGAGTTCGACGGCGTGACCTACGTGCAGGAGCGGGGCATCGTCGCCGATCTCGCGCTGGTGCACGCGCACACCGCCGACCGCGCCGGGAACCTCGTGTACCGCTACGCGGCCCGCAACTTCAACCCGCTCGTGGCCACCTGTGGCCGGGTCACCGCGGTGGAGGCCGAGGTCCTGCTGGACGGTTACCTCGATCCGGAAGTGGTCGTCACGCCCGGGGTGTATGTGAAGCGGCTGATCGAAGTCACCCCGAGGGAGAAGCCGATCGAGAAACGCACGGTGCGCGAGCGGGAAGGGGCGCAGGCATGAGCTGGACCCGGGACGACATGGCCGCGCTCGGCGCCCGCGAGCTGAGCGACGGCGACTACGTGAACCTCGGCATCGGCATCCCGACGCAGGTGGCCAACCACCTGCCGGACGGGCTGCAGGTCACCTTGCACAGCGAGAACGGCATCCTCGGCCTCGGCCCCTTCCCGTGGGCCGGCGAGGAGGACCCCGACCTGGTCAACGCGGGCAAGCAGACGGTGACCCTGGCGACGGGCGGCAGCTTCTTCGACTCCGCCGAATCGTTCGCGATGATCCGCGGCGGGCACATCGACCTGGCCCTGCTGGGCGCGCTGCAGGTCGGGGCGAACGGCGATCTGGCCAACTGGACCGTGCCGGGTGCCCTGGTCAAGGGCATGGGCGGGGCGATGGACCTGGTCGTCGGCGCCCGCCGGGTCGTGGTGCTCACTGATCACGTCGCCCGCGACGGCAGCCCGAAGATCGTCGAGAAGTGCACCCTGCCGCTGACCGGCATCGGCGTGGTGAACCGGATCATCACCGACCTCGCCGTCCTCGACATCACCGAAGACGGCCTCCGTCTCGTCGAGACCGCTCCCGGCGTCACCGCCGACGAGGTCCGCTCGAAGACCGGCGCCCCCATCGCCTGACCTTCAGCAAAGCTGTGAAGGGGCCCTTCACGGACTCAGAGTCCGTGAAGGGCCCCTTCACAGCTTTCAGCTTTGCCGCGCGGGCAGGACGCGGCCGCGGAGTTCGCCGAAGCCGAGCTTGGCGCCGGAGGCGGTGGTGGCCGTGCCTTCGAAGACGACCTCGTCGCCGTCTTCCAGGAACGTGCGGGGTTCGCCGTTCACGGTGAGCGGATTGCGGCCGCCCCAGGACAATTCCAGGAACGAGCCGCGTTCGGCCGGTTCCGGGCCGGAGATGGTGCCGGAGCCGTACAGGTCACCGGTGCGGGCCGAGGCGCCGTTCACCGTGAGATGCGCGAGCATCTGCGCCGGTGACCAGTACATCTCCCGAAACGGCGGGCGCGCGACCTCTTGGCCGTTCCACCGCACGGTCACCTCGATGTCCAGCCCCCACGGCCGGCTCTCGGCCAGATACGGCAGCGGCACCGGATCGGTCTGGCCGGGCAACGGGATCCGCGCCCCGTCGAGGGCCAGGATCGGCACCACCCACGGCGAGACGGACGTGGCGAAGCTCTTGCCGAGGTTCGGGCCGAGCGGGACGTACTCCCAGGCCTGGATGTCGCGCGCGGACCAGTCGTTGAGCAGGACCGCGCCGAACACGTGGCGCGGGAACTCGGCCGGCGAGATGGGGCTGTTCGCCGGCGTTCCGGCGCCGACCACGAAACCCAGCTCTGCCTCGATGTCCAGCCGGGTGCTCGGGCCGAACACCGGGCCGTCCGGGCCTTTCCGCTGGCCGCATGGCCGCACCACGCCGGTGCCGGACACGTAGATCGTGCCCGCCCGGCCGTGGTAGCCGACCGGGAGGTGTTTCCAGTTGGGCAGCAACGGTTCCGCGTCCGGGCGGAAGAGCCGCCCGACGTTCGACGCGTGGTGCTCCGAGGCGTAGAAGTCGACGTAGTCGGCCACCTCGAAGGGCAGGTGCAGGACGACTTCGCCGACCGGGTGCAGGGCTGCGGCGGGCGGTTCACCGGCCACGAGATCCTGGATCCGCCGCCGCACTTCGACCCAGCGGTCGTAGCCCTGTGCCATGAACGCGTTCAGCGCCGGCTCGGCGAACACCTCGTCGCCCAGCGCGACGGCGAGGTCGAGGACCTGATCACCGATGCGGACGCCGACCCGCGGGGCGCCACCGTCCGGGGAGAACACGCCGTAGGGCAGGTTTTCGGGGCCGAACGGGGAATCGGCGGGCAGGTTCATGCGGGGGCTCCGATCAAGCCTAGGTCGGTGAGGTCGGTCAGGGGGTCGCTGATGCTGCAGGTGCCGAACGAGGTGAACCGTTCCCGGGCGAGCGCCAGCCGATCCGGAGACAGCCGGCGGATCCGCGTAGCGATCGCCTTCCCGTCGCGCTCGGCGAGCAGTGCGACGACCTCGTCCTCCGGGGCGGAACGGGCCACGGCTTCGGTGGCGAGCAACAGATTCAGGAAGCCGTGCTGCTCGAAGCCGGTCTCCGTGTCGGTGTTGCGAATCGCGTGGTGCAGGCCCGCGGTCGCCTTGAACGCGACGCCCGCCTTCGCTGCTTCCCGGACGGCCGAGGCGAGTTCCGCTTCGTCCGGGTAGTACTCCGCGGACGTGCCGCCGGTGCGGAACTTCGCGCGGTGCGGCGTGCCGGAAAGCGCTTGCAGTAACGGGATTCTCCGGTCGTCCCGCGGGATCTCCACCGCGACGGGCGCGACGCAACCGTCCACAGCGGACCGGAGCGCGGACACGTCGAAGCCCAGCGGTATGGCGACCTCCAGGGCTGTGACGGTGACCGGCAGTTCGGCGGCTTTCGCGAGGACGCCGGGGATCCCGTCCGGACCGGCAGGCAAGGTGACCACGATCGGCAGCCTTGTCTTCCGTCCGAAGAGGATTGGACCGAGGTCGTTCAACGCCGCCGCGGAGACCACCAGCGGGCCGACCATCTCGGCATACCACGCGGCGGCGTGACGGTCGTGCGCGGCGACCGCGTCCGGCAGCGGGGCCAGCCCGGGCGGGAAGATCGCCGCGTCGTCGAACAGGCCCCGGGCCAGCGCTGGTACGGCGCGGATCACGAGAGCGGTCCGCGCCCGGCCCAGGTCCAGGCGTAGCCGGGGTCTTCGCCGGCGACGCCGCCTTCGCCGAGCGCGAGCGGGCGGAAGGTGTCGATCATCACGGCCAGCTCGTCGAAGAACTCCGCGCCGAGCGAGCGTTCCACCGCGCCCGGCTGCGGGCCGTGGCTGTGCCCGCCCGGGTGCAGGCTGATCGAGCCCTGCTCGATGCCGGACCCCTTGCGTGCCTCGTAATTCCCGCCGCAGTAGAACATCACCTCGTCGGAGTCCACATTGGAGTGATAGTACGGCACCGGCACCGCGAGCGGGTGATAGTCGACCTTGCGTGGGACGAAGTTGCAGATCACGAAGTTGGTGCCCTCGAAGACCTGATGCACCGGCGGCGGCTGGTGCACCCGCCCGGTGATCGGCTCGAAATCCGAGACGTTGAAGGTGTACGGGTACAGATGCCCGTCCCAGCCGACCACATCGAACGGATGCGCCGGGTACACGTACCGGGTTCCGGTCACGCCCTCCGCGCCGCGGTGCTTCATCAGCACCTCGACGTCGGTGCCTTCGGCCAGCAGCGGTTCGTACGGGCCGTGCAGATCGCGTTCGCAGTACGGCGCGTTCTCCAGCAGCTGGCCGTAGCGGGACAGGTATCGCTTCGGTGGCGCGATGTGCGAGTTCGCCTCGATCACGTACGCACGCAAGGGTTCTTCACCGGCCGGCAGCCAGCGGTGCGTGGTGGCGCGGGGGAGTAGCACGTAGTCACCGGCTCGGGCGGACAGCGCACCGAAGACGGTCTCCACGGTCGCCTCGCCGGACTCGACGTACACGCATTCGTCGCCGATGGCGTTGCGGTACAAGGGGGACGCCTCGCCGGCCACGGCGTAGGAGATGCGGACGTCACCGTTGCCCAGCACCAGCCTGCGCCCGGTCACCACGTCGGCACTCTTCCAGTCCTGGCCCGCGAACAGCGAGTGCAGCTTCAGGTGCCGTGGCTTGAGCGGGCGGTTCTCGGTGAGCGTCTGATCCGGCAGCTCCCACGCGGTCGCGTCGACGATCGCCGAGGGCACGCCCCGGTGGTAGAGCAGCGACGAGTCCGACGAGAAGCCCTCCTCGCCCATCAGCTCCTCGGAATAGAGCCCGCCGTCCGGGGTGCGGTGCTGGGTGTGCCGTTTCGGCGGGACGCTGCCCACGCTGCGGTAGTAGGCCATCGGGTCGCCTCCTCGGGCGAGTGTTCCCGCACCTGATCGGCGCGAGGAATATAGTTAAAGTGTGTACTAGTTTTCTGTCAGCGTAACCCACGGGCAGAGGGGAGGGAAGGGGGTCAGCGGCGGGTGGCGAAGCCGGCCCGGCCGGAGATCAGCTTGTCCAGCAGCAGCACGAGCACGCGCTGCTCGGCCTCGGTGAGCACCTCGACCCAGCCCGCCTCGCGTTCGTTCTGCGCGGCGAACACTTCCAGCATCTCGGCCTGCCCGGCCTCGGTCAGCGAGAGCCGCACCGACCGGCCGTCGCGCTCGGCCGGGGTGCGGGCCAGCAGCCCGTCGCCGACCAGGGTCTTGGCCAGGTTCGAGACCGCGGCCCGGCTCATTCCGGTGAGCCGGGCCGCGGCCGAGGGTTCCAGCGGCCCGGCCAGCCAGGCCACGAACAGCAGGCGGAACGCCGACCAGGAGCGGCCGCGTGGCCGGTGCACGGCCGCTTCCAGGTCGTAGGTGACCAGGTCCGAGGCCCGGTTCAGGGTGAGCAGCACCTCGGTGGCCAGGCCGTGGCGGAACCCGAACTCCCCGGACAGCCTGCGGTTGGCCAGCGCGATGAACGACCAGAAGTCGAGCGCGTCGGGATCCGGGGCGGGTTCGGTCATGCCGAGCACTCTAGTTGCGCCGGCGGGGTAGTCAATATCGAAACTACTTGCGGATCCCAGCCTCGCGCGGCACCTTCAGGAACGCCAGCAGCACCGCGGACAGGATCAGGCAGCCGATCGGGAAGTACAGCCCGACCGTGACGTCGGTGTCGGTGGCCGCCAGCCCGATCGCGTAAGGCCCGAAGAACCCGCCCAGCGCGGCGATCGAGTTGATCGCGGCCAGTCCGACCGCGGTGTGCTCCTTCGACAGCACCCGCGAGGCCATCGCCCAGTACGGCGCGAGGTAGCCGAGCACCCCGATCGCCGCCAGCGAAAGGCTGATCAGCGAAAGCGCGGGCACCGACTTGAACTGGATCGCCCCGAAGAAGCCCAGCGCGGCCGCCAGCACCAGCGTGATCACGTGACCCTTGCGTTCGCCGGTCCGGTCGGAGTTACGGGCCAGCAGCAGCATGCCGACCGCGCCCACCACGTACGGAATCGCGCCGAGCAGCCCGATGTTCGTGGCCGAGTACTTCGGATCCAGCTGTTTGACGATGAGCGGCAGGAAGAACGTGAGCCCGTACAGCCCGCAGGCGATGAACAGGTTCGAGACGGCCAGATGCAGCACCTTGCCGTTGCGCACGGCGCGCAGCTGGCCGAGGAACGTCTCTTTCTCCTCGGGCTGGTACTCCTTGTCGATCTCCTCCTGCAGCCAGCTGCTCTCCTCGCGCGTGAGGAACTTGGCGTCGGCGGGTTTGTTCGGCAGCCACAGGAAAGTGGCGACGCCGAGCAGCACCGCGGGCGCGCCCTGCAGGATGAACACCCACTGCCAGCTGCTCATCCCGAACCAGTGCACGTGGTCGAGGATCCAGCCGCCGAACAGGCTGCCGAGGATCAGCGCGATCGGCTGGGCGAGGGCGAGCGTGGCGATCGCGCGGCCGCGCTCCCGGCCGCGGAACCAGAACGTCAGGTACAGCAGCAGCCCGGGGAACAGCCCGGCCTCGGCCACGCCGAGCAGGATCCGCGCGATGATCAGGTGTGTCACGCTGGCCACGAATCCGGTCAGCACGGTCACGATGCCCCAGCTGATCGCGATCCGGCCGAGCCACAGCCGGGCGCCGACCTTCTTCATGATCATGTTGCTCGGGACCTCGAACACCACGTAGGCGAGGAAGAAGATCGCCGACGCGACGCCGAAGGTGGCGGCGGTGATGCCCAGCTCGGTGGCCATGCCGAGCTGGGCGTAGCCGATGTTGGCCCGGTCCATGTAGTTGAACACGTACAGCAGGCCGATCAGCGGCATCACGCGCAGCCCGACCTTGCGGATGGTGCGGCGCGCCAGCGGCGAATCCGCGGCTGTGGTGGTGGCGGCGGGGACGGTCATGGGGATTCCTCAGGCGGGAGAAGGGCGGGCGTGGCCCGCGGCGGTGCGGCCGGCGATCCGGCCCATGGTGACGGCGTTCGCGACGGCGTTGCCGCCGCCCACATAACGGAGGCCCAGCACCCCGGCACCGGCCTCACCGGCGGCGAACAGCCCGGGTACCCGGTTGCCGCGTGCGTCCAGCACTGCGGCACCAGCGTCGATTTCCAGCCCGGCGTGCGTACAGACCAACTCGGCGGGCAGCGTGCGTGCCGCGTAGAACGGCGCGGTGGCGATTTCGGCGGGCGGCTCGGCGACGCCCTTGGTGGCCAGCGTCTCGTGCCGGAGGAACTCGGTATCCTTGCCACCGTGAGGAAGTTCCCGGTTCCAGTGGTCCACGGTAGCCTGAAGCGCGGGTTCGGGCACGGCCATCTTGCCGGCCAGTTCGGTCAGCGATTCCGCGCGAAGGGTGCGCCCGGCGTCCGCTTCGGACTGAACGTGCTCGGCGCTCCAGTGCGCGTAACCCGGGGGCAGGTCGCGGCGCGCGCGTTCGTCGAAGACCATCCACACAGGACCGTCCTGGGCGGAGATGATCCCGCTCGACACGGCGTAGGAGGCGTCCTCGTCCATGAACCGGCGGCCGTGGGAGTTCACCAGGATCCGTGACCGTGGCGGGAATCCGGACTGCCAGTGGTGCAGGCGCTGGAAATACGCGGTGGGCAGCAGCAAACCCCTGCCGTGACCGGTGATCGACGCACCGACCTGCGTGCCGAAGGCGAAGTGGTCGCCACGCGAACCCGGTGCGGCGACGACGAAGAGGTCTTCCCCCGCAGCGTCCGCGTCCGGGTAGTACTGGCTGCGCAGCGCCGGGTCCTGCGAGAACCCCCCGGTGCACACGACGACCGCGCCCGCGCGGACCTCGATGCCGTCGGCGACCACACCGGTCACCCGGCCCTGCTCGACCAGCAGCCGTTCCACGCGAGTGTTCAGCACCGCCTCGGCCCCGGCCTGCCGCCGCGCCCGGTCGAGCACCTGCACCAGCCCGTAGCCCTGGTCCTTCGGCACGTGCCCGCGCCAGACGTCCTCGACGCCTGCCCGCGTCAGGCCCGGCGTATGCGCGTCGTGGGACAGCTTCGCCGGAATGTCCACGCCGAGCCCGATCAGCCATTCCACCGCGGCCCCGGCTTCGGTGCAGAACGCCTTGACCAGACCGGGTTTCAGCTGCCAGTGGTTGAGGTCGAGGTAGTGCTGGAGAAACCGGTCCGGGGAGTCCTGGACGCCGAGCGCGGCCTGCACGCTGGTGCCCGCGGCGGTGAGCATGCCCGCGGACAGCAGGGTGGAGCCACCGAGTTCCCGTTCCGATTCGAACAGCAGTACCGAGGCACCGTGTTCGGCCGCCGACACCGCCGCGGCCAGCCCGGCGCCGCCTCCGCCGAGCACGACGACGTCGGCCTGGTGCTGCGCGCTCATCCGAGCTCACCTCCGGCTTCGGCGAGAATCCGGTGGTACAGCCCGTTGGAGACCAGCCCGCCGTCCGCGGTGATCTCGCTGCCGGTCAGGTATCCCGAGCGGTCCGACAGCAGGAACAGCACCACGTCGGTGATCTCCTCCGGGGTGCCCATCCGTCCGAACGGGACACTGCCGAGTGCGGCGGTGACGAACGAGTCCGCCCCGGCGAGCAGCCCGGTGTCCACCAGTCCGGGGTGGACCGAGTTGACCCGGATGCCCCAGCTCGCGAAATTGCCGGCGGCCGATTTGGACAGTCCGGTCAGTCCCCATTTGCTCGCCGAGTAGGCGGGGGAGAAATAGCCGATCTGCCCGGAGATCGAGGAGATGTTCACGATCGAACCGCCGCCGGAGTCCCGCATCAGCGGGGCTGCCGCGCGCATCCCGTGGAACGGCCCGGACAGGTTCACCGCCAGCACCTGGTCCCAGATCTCCGGGGTGGTGTCCGGGA
This Amycolatopsis sulphurea DNA region includes the following protein-coding sequences:
- a CDS encoding MFS transporter; this encodes MTVPAATTTAADSPLARRTIRKVGLRVMPLIGLLYVFNYMDRANIGYAQLGMATELGITAATFGVASAIFFLAYVVFEVPSNMIMKKVGARLWLGRIAISWGIVTVLTGFVASVTHLIIARILLGVAEAGLFPGLLLYLTFWFRGRERGRAIATLALAQPIALILGSLFGGWILDHVHWFGMSSWQWVFILQGAPAVLLGVATFLWLPNKPADAKFLTREESSWLQEEIDKEYQPEEKETFLGQLRAVRNGKVLHLAVSNLFIACGLYGLTFFLPLIVKQLDPKYSATNIGLLGAIPYVVGAVGMLLLARNSDRTGERKGHVITLVLAAALGFFGAIQFKSVPALSLISLSLAAIGVLGYLAPYWAMASRVLSKEHTAVGLAAINSIAALGGFFGPYAIGLAATDTDVTVGLYFPIGCLILSAVLLAFLKVPREAGIRK
- a CDS encoding FAD-dependent oxidoreductase, which produces MSAQHQADVVVLGGGGAGLAAAVSAAEHGASVLLFESERELGGSTLLSAGMLTAAGTSVQAALGVQDSPDRFLQHYLDLNHWQLKPGLVKAFCTEAGAAVEWLIGLGVDIPAKLSHDAHTPGLTRAGVEDVWRGHVPKDQGYGLVQVLDRARRQAGAEAVLNTRVERLLVEQGRVTGVVADGIEVRAGAVVVCTGGFSQDPALRSQYYPDADAAGEDLFVVAAPGSRGDHFAFGTQVGASITGHGRGLLLPTAYFQRLHHWQSGFPPRSRILVNSHGRRFMDEDASYAVSSGIISAQDGPVWMVFDERARRDLPPGYAHWSAEHVQSEADAGRTLRAESLTELAGKMAVPEPALQATVDHWNRELPHGGKDTEFLRHETLATKGVAEPPAEIATAPFYAARTLPAELVCTHAGLEIDAGAAVLDARGNRVPGLFAAGEAGAGVLGLRYVGGGNAVANAVTMGRIAGRTAAGHARPSPA
- a CDS encoding SDR family NAD(P)-dependent oxidoreductase; amino-acid sequence: MSDAVETVRYPGVVLITGAANGMGRGHALALGRRGVHVCVADLAGADAVAEEIVATGGQATAYRLDVTDPAQWTDVTSRIRSAHGGLGGLVNNAGISRRLEFPDTTPEIWDQVLAVNLSGPFHGMRAAAPLMRDSGGGSIVNISSISGQIGYFSPAYSASKWGLTGLSKSAAGNFASWGIRVNSVHPGLVDTGLLAGADSFVTAALGSVPFGRMGTPEEITDVVLFLLSDRSGYLTGSEITADGGLVSNGLYHRILAEAGGELG